The nucleotide window GTACCTTCTCGTTCTTCGAGAAGTCCACCCGCTTGATCCGGTTCCTGTAATCCAGATAAGCCATCGTGTCACCCCGGGAATAAAACCGTGAATGCGACGGGGGACGGTCGTCCCCCGCCGCGGTTGCCCACGCCTACGAAACCGGTTACTTTATTTCAGCGGTTCCGCCGACATCTTCGATCTTCTTCTTCATCCCCTCGGCGTCCTTCTTGGCGATCGCTTCCTTTACCGGCTTGGGAAAGCCCTCGACCAAGTCCTTGGCCTCCTTGAGGCCCAGGCCGGTGAGCTCGCGGACCACCTTGATGACCTGGATCTTGTTGGCGCCGAAGCCGGTGAGGATGACGTCGAACTCCGTCTGCTCCTCGACCACGGGGGCCGCCGCCCCGGGAGCCGCCGCGGCCGCCGCGGGAGCCGCCGCCGTCACGCCGAACCGTTCCTCGAGCGCCTTCACGATCTCGTGCAGCTCGAGAACGGTCATCCCCTCCACCATCGCGATAAATTCATCCTTGTTCATGGAAGCCATTTCGTTCGATCCTCCCTAAAGGTTTTGTACGTTCGATTGTTCAGGTTCAGCCTGCGACCGCTTCCGCGGGCTTCTGTTTGCGGATGGACTCGAGGACATAC belongs to Deltaproteobacteria bacterium and includes:
- the rplL gene encoding 50S ribosomal protein L7/L12, whose product is MNKDEFIAMVEGMTVLELHEIVKALEERFGVTAAAPAAAAAAPGAAAPVVEEQTEFDVILTGFGANKIQVIKVVRELTGLGLKEAKDLVEGFPKPVKEAIAKKDAEGMKKKIEDVGGTAEIK